The window TATATCTATACAAATACCtacaaatatatgtatatatatggggCGAATCTGTGACACTATTTTTTTATACACGTTTTTGTGAGGCGTACTacgtaatgtattttaacgatccaaattATCTATCTTTTAGAATATCATTCATAGATTATTCTTGCAAAAAATTAGCCAAATTCAAAACTATTAAGACATCCATAATGAAGAAAATCGACGAATATGATTTAACATAAAAGTGTAAACCCTTAATCCAACGGGCATATGGTTTTCAGATTTGAGTGATTTTTAGTagacataatatttgaggaaaaACTTAAAAGATAGACTATCtagatcgttgaaatacattaaAATGTTCAATTATAGGATACTAAGAAATGCATGGACATACTTTCTTAGATTTGACATCAGCGAGGAGTATCTAGGCACAGAAATGGTCACAAGGTCAAATATTTTGCTTGTTATGCAATCACTATCCAATGCTAGCTTAAGACTGATAAACTAGAGGCTACCAATTTGGAGCTATTATCTAATCTCAACTGTATGATTAGTAAGTTGGGAAACCTAAAGCTTAATTAGTTTCCTAAATTGGTCAAACTAATAACATCCTTGATCTTGGTAGATATTAGCTTAATAAAGTTTCAAGTAagtccaaaaacaaattaattgtaCTAAATCTGTTGGTGGCATTATTAGGAATTCAGACAGGCTTTTTGTTGTATGTTTAATTAGATTGGTAATTAGGTTGAGTATGCTTACTTTATAACCAAATGATTATGAAGCAAATCTTGATTGTTTATTGAATCAAGGAGAGTATGTCTAATATAGTACCATTGTGACAAACCTTATACACCCTATAACATGGAAGTTTCGGGTGGCTCAGTAGTTGGGGACGAATTTCAAGCTCGTATTTCCTACGACATTTCTTGGGTTTGATTCCAAACATTGGTGAATCGCATGATGGTGCTTAGGGGGGAGCTCAAACGCCTCTGTAAGTGTTCCCGACCCCCGAAAGAGTGAATTGTTGTGGCGAAGCCACCAGGTagtctattaaaaaaaaaaagttaacatGAAAGTTCCCATTCCATTCAAAGTAGTTTTCGCactctttttattcttttttgaccgaagatgaaaaagaaattgcataaATAATTCTCATTCATCTAATTTGTGTCCAACCACTTGAGCATAAACATAAAGAGAAAGAACGTATACACATCCGCTGTCTTATACACTCCGGAACATGAAAGTTCATGATTCATATGATTACATAGAGGTGTGCCTCTAATACTACAAAAACAATCGAATTTGATTTAGCTCATACCTTTTATGCTCAGATTAAttataatttcctttttttttttgttgggtttgttttTTGTAGTAATGGCATCTCTCCCACTTGGAAATTCTCCAAGTTGTAGTTTAGCATGTGAAAGAAGACCAATTTCCCTTCTGGGTATTTCGGCTCTGCCATTGATGCGCTTAAAGGCCAGAGCTTTTCATGGTTTGGTGAGAGGTCAGTTGTTTCTTGCCGTTCTTGACTATTTTTTTCAGCTTCAGTTACTTGGGTTTGCTCCGAAAGACTTCCCGTTCAATTTTCGGGTCTAATTCGAACTAGTGTAGAGGATATGGCTGTTGCATTTGATGTGTTTATAGACCTTTCTGATTGTATTTGTGCAAAACTTCCATTGGTTACGCAGAAATCGACAGGCATTGTATTGGTTAGCTCTAATAGAATGTGGGGGGTTTTcgcttttcatttgattaaaaTGCTATCAAGTGTTTGGAGACAGCATCAGAGAATTTAAGCTGAAACTAACTGTGTAAGGTTTGCACATTGCAAAACAGAAAGAATTGTTTTAGATTTTTAGAGAGAATGATGTGCACATTTACCGTCTAGAGATGTGAAAGGCTCGACAATTTCTTTGTGTTTACGGTTCCTCTCTTCACGCGTGCAACATTTAATGTGTATGATTGACCGATTTATCCATTTTGGAAATTCCCACGTTACCTTCAGACTTGATATTGTTTGATTGTTCTATCTCTGACCGTATGTTTTCATATACTGTGATATGTAGGAGTGTTCTACTTACTTGATTGATTGAAAGGGGTTGCATACAAATGATATCTTTTGCTTATACAAACCGGCCATTTAGCTGATATTGCTACTTTTATACTAAATTCGTTAGGTGGAGTTATGATTCACAGCTTATATAGAAAGGAGACATCCCTTTTTAGCCGTGAAGGATCCAATAGCATCAACCGCATTATGCGAAAAAGGGTGCTCTTGACCATCCCCAGGAATAGCAGTTCGTCGGACTCTAATGGCGGTGAGGATGACTCCTCTGATCAGGCCAAGGCATGTATGAGCAACTGCTAATGAATGATTTGTTCTGTAACGCGAATACGAGTTATTTAGTATAGCTGGTCCTTTGGATCAGTGGGAAGAGGGTTCCTGGGATAGAGATGTACCATGTCTTGTTCTAACACTCAGTCATATCTGACCGGGAAGGAAAGATTTTCTTATTATATCTCCTTTTTTCCATTAATTTTTAACAGAAAAAACCGTTCGGATACTCAAGGAAGGATGTTTTATTGATTGGACTTGGAGTAACTGCCATAGGGATCGGCTTGAAAAGTGGATTAGATGTAAAATTTTCTGTTCTTAATAGCTCTCTTTCCTTTCAAGCCAACTCCTACTCTAGTTGTGTAATTCTTCTTGCGGTGATGTTTTATGCAGTTTGCTGGAGTTGATCCTTTACAAGCAGGGAACGTCGTTCAGCTGGTGCTGGTGTTGGGCCTGACAATTGGATGGATTTCCACGTATATTTTTCGAGTTTCCAATAAAGAAATGACATACGCACAGCAAATACGCGACTATGAAAGCAAAGTCATGGAGGTATCTTTTCTTCTAATTTCTCGTATGTCCATCATAACTCTCTCAAATACGTTATGAGTGTTGGATTTAGATATTTGTCGAAATTTGACAAATAAACGAAAAGGAAAcgtagggctggtttggtattgctgtgctttgaaaaaaaactgtttctgctgtgctgtgagaataagcagctgtgaaataaaatagtagagtgtttggtaaactttttgtaaaagtgcttttgaaaaaaaaagtagtattaTAGTATTTGgtaaaattttatgtaaaacagatgtgaaaaaaagccggtttttcaaagttgggttttgcaacttcttgtttttggctttttttcacccaaaactgtgaaaaaaaactgaagctgaatgtttaccaaacacaaaaacagcTCTCAATGTTTTTTTGATACCAGCTTTTTTTTTAGAATCACCTTAGTACCAAATCAGGCCGTAGTAAAGGGGTCATAAACAGAAAAACTTATGTAAGGGGGTCTGAACTGGACAAATCTGTTTTATAAACAGAAATGTGTTTGGAAcactatttaaatatttttcttctgtCATTCTGATACAACGGCATTCCATATTACTTTCGGAAGGTAATGAGTTTCCTGTTAACAACGAGTATTGATGctgccagatggctcgttttagcccccCATCCattcaagatattaatattttaatgaacaatacagggctatatttgcctccatctccaaccgaggcctaaagggtcatagggctcgttttagccctgtcacaaaaaaacatctccaaccgagggccaaacataatttattatttaaatttaaaaactacaacaacttaaatttaaaaacaacaacttatatttaaaactaaaaattaaatttaaaaacaacattaacttaaatttaaaaactacaacaacttaaatttaatatccataatcgacatcatcttcatcatctgccATTGTAGGAGTGTAGTCAGAGATAAACAACTCCTGCCGGgtcataatatatatttttttcctatcaaaataggtCTTACTCAATGGAGTGTAATTTGAAGTGTTcatttccatattcttatcattcatcttttcttgtatttgtttggcccaTTCTTCTTGCCTACGGTTCCTTTCTTCCACGACAATGGCATTTTGCTCCACCATTAATCACAATGAGGCTGCCACTTCATGTTGAGTGGTGTAATCATTATTTTCCTTGCCCTTTTTCTTCAACCTTCGGGCCTTGTTTCATCCTGTAGCCCTAGGTATGAAACCTTCACCCGAAGATGGATTTTCTACCCTTAtttgttgaatggtaggagatccatcttcatccatATTTGCAGTTGAGGATGCAGTTTTGAACACCGGCATAAGACCTActctatgttgaggtggatcttcaaataacactcaccctttacaaatttctcaacaaccgtgaaactgaaagggtttCGAGCTGCCATacatatacaattcctccgcttggtgatgcgaaaattatcttaacacacaaattaaaccttcttgttgtcaattgtagtaaagaatgtaagtagggatcgttctaggccggggattaggagggattgctaaaacacttgaaattgacttaaaaacgtaaaattaagtttaaaccatcaaactagactcaaaagatgcaatacaaactaaaaagactcaaaactagtttaaaagactcaaaacagcttaaaacaatgaattagactctaaactgactctagggatggttttggacgaaattaggttctaacttgactcaagacacttaaaaacacaaatcaaaacatattttGACTAATacaaacactttaaagtaaagggggatttgattttgaaaatttgaaaacaaaacaaacagattgtaaactaaaacatatttttggacgaatttgggtaaactatggatgatgggctagctagagggttcttctccacacatgacatacttgcacataaaccaattttcagttgttctttcgatcaatcatgaaattcaacaccccaggttaattaagtctaCTTAAATTaatcttcaagttctccttaagttattgaattggatgggaaaacgcatacaacaattcaagcattcttcaaaagtcctttacgtgaacagcacaataaagatacaatcaaagatcattaagcattatgaaaaccatatgtattgacgaggcattcgttactatgatgagcatgaaacttctgccaagaattcatttaacacgatcgtttataagcgatctccactacttgtgaatataagtttgtaactattaggtaaaactcccttatactctagcatcatatttatgcatgcaaactaagtgtgcactcttaataaacatacacgaataagttatcaatcaagcagttaaacaaatggaattcacaacttatgaaatcacaactgaaggtaatcaattcatattgcaagtatgttcatggctttgaattccctcatagctaaggggggtttagttcctcatacttacaaagcaaagataaacaaatttagacattgaaaacaaaagaaagaaaacacttaaaacgctccaacgatccaagttggacggtaagcacgtccaagcactttccttcccttcctttgctacggcacaaggtgttggtgagtgtttgaaggtttagttgtatggaggaatggatgtgaagatgaatggatgtgtttggatgaagattgtattgaaatggggatgaattatCAAGCCAAAAACTAAGCTCTATGGCTACCACACACAcgtccttttatagaggaagtgcacgacaaggaaggtgaattggtggtatgtgcaatgattcaatggtgaaaatgaagtaatgatgcaaagcatgaggggtaaaatggagtggtgttgcagcaatgagtgcaaggagtggtgttgcaatgattcaaaggtgaaagtgatgtgatgatgcaaagcatgagattccaaaggtggtggatggtgcatcaatgagtgcatgtagtggaggtaaaagttgtatgaaatctgatgggtgaagggaacaaggagTGTgcagcaattaagtgtaatgaTTCAATCtattgatgcatgaaatcagaaatatgaaggagacaagggtgatgcatggcaatgaagtgtaatgagtgtaatggtgcatgaaatgagttcaagaaatctggtgcatgaaggggacaagggtgattatgcatggcatgggtggaaatgtgagtaagtggtgaattaatgagtgcaaggagatgaaaggatattgtgcacatggtagacaaaggaaaggaagtgcaatgatgcaacaaatgagtcaatggagggaacatggatgatgatgcacggcataggaatccaaagggagtgcaatggtggtgcacggcaatgatggaaaggtgaatggtagagtgacacccctttgtggctgagctctttctcctttttacattaattattctttctctttaacacattcctagcctctttaatcttcaatttcgtccatccaccttgctccatgcatgtgctatccattccaagcccaaaactgctccaaaatacaccaaaatgcatcttattgctttataaggcctatggacctacaaacacacgaaaatagcttaaaaaacataattaactaagaaataacaacataaatgcatgagaacaagctaactcagtcgcataaatatgctcctatcacttggcgtacctagaaaatataattacaaaaattaaaggaaattaatttatgaaattaaatgtaatataattaaatatagttacaaaaattaaaggaaagtaattcatgaaattaaatgtaatataattaaatatttaaaataaattgtgaaaacacttatTTCGTCGTACTAGTTAGcgccgctttcatgtctacttgcggCTACTAACaatgcttgatgccatttgttcaaacttggatgaagatgtttcttccatcttgaagaacaactctcgtggtttTGGATATTCAGTGGAGTGGTGCATTCgtagaactctaagtattttttggacacacgagtccaaacaccttcacttgtttgagaattCCCCCTCACACTGTCTTCCGACACCCATCTATAAGccctgcaaagagcttcatcttcttttcgggtccaaaCCCTACCTTTTATTGCAGAcgaggccatttgaaaattattgaaagaattgaaggaaatatttttgaaagaggtaagaaaatatgagaattgaaatgatgaaaattttgtgcggaatggtgaatgaatggtttaggtatttataggaaaaaaatgagaatttttaagaattttttaaaaaaaatttggcccaaaaaaaaaatgaatccaaCGGTAACTAGCCGTTACTCACAATGAactaataataatgtggttcaaattcgaatCGAAgttaagacttctcacttacaagtgaaaaagaataccactatatcatagtactaagtgacgaCTCTCTGATAACTTATGTTTACACAATATTTCATAATGATGTCATGTGGATTAACTTTAAACTGTGAGGTGACAAATGGTCTATAAAGAGTCtattttttagagaaaaaatGGTAAAAAGGTTCTCTAAAAATGGACTTTCCAAGTCTCCATAGTATTTTTGACACAATATTTAATAAAGTTAGCACGAGAATTGACGTTAAATTGTGAGGTGTCTGAGAGTTTGAATCTCAATTTTgtgagtctccttaacatttatCCACTATGCTTAATAAATTACATACGGTGACGGTTGATGGTAATAAattatttaacaattaaaaaaaaaatcaaagtgtTAGTTGGCACgtgtcatttagtactacaattcagtgatatttttcttcctttataAGTAAGAGATCTTAGATTCAATTCTCTTAAAAACCGTATTTAAAGTACATTATTATAACAAGCCGTGTAAGGCTTAGTTCATTTTTCTACCGTACCACTTTAGCGTAGATATTATGGCTTTTTAAAAATAAACTGACATTACGTACAAAATATGATTGGATGGCGTGTAGCGTCACGGCGTCGCCCATTTCGTTATGGCTTGATGACTACGTGTTCTTCTCTCCAATACTAaaaccacctctctctctctctatcgtCTTCCGGCTACCGCCGTGGCTCCTCCGCTTCTCTCTGTAAAAACTCCCTCTTTCTTTGTCTAGATTCGTGCTGATTAAAAATTAACCAGCGGTATCACAAACATGCGATTCCGCGTTGTGAAATTCCGAGATTGACCTGGAGAAATCGCCGATTCTGATGGCGGTTGTCACCGGAGATCGCTACCTGGAGAAGCTGGTCCACTTCGTGGAGCAGCAGGCCGGTTCGTTGATCGACGGCAGCCTAGTGCTGAAGCTGAACCCGGCCGGGTTCCACTACGTCAACTCGCGGCTCGAGGCCTTGCACGAGCTCGAGAGCCTCCTCGCCGGCGCTCCCGTCGACTACCTCCGTGCCTACGTCTCCGACCTCGGAGACCACCGCGCGCTTGAGCAGCTGAGGAGGATTCTCAGGCTCTTGACATCCCTCAAGGTCGTTTCGGTGCTGCCGTCTCCCGCCAGGGACCCTACGCCGCTGTCGTTTCGGCCGTTTGGGAGGCTTAGGGTTTTGGAGCTTCGAGGATGCGATTTGTCCACCTCCGCCGCAAAAGGGTTGCTCGAGCTGAGGCACACCTTGGAGAAGATCATTTGCCATAATTCTACTGTGAGTTTTCCTGGATTTTGCTCTGCTTTTCAATGTTTTGATTAATATCTGTTTACTCAGCTACTTAATCAGCATTTTAAGTTCTTAATTTGGTTAACTATGCCCTTGATATGATTAAATTGTTGGAAAAATTATGTTAGGATGCTCTGCGGCATGTGTTTGCTAGTAGAATTGCAGAGATTAAGGACTCACCGCAGTGGAATCGCTTGTCATTCGTTTCGTGTGCTTGTAATGGCTTGGTTCTCATGGATGAGTCTTTGCAACTCCTTCCTGCTGTCGAAACTCTGGACCTTAGCCGGAACAAGTTTGCAATTGTTGATAATCTTCGGAAGTGTGTCAAATTGAAGCACCTAGACCTTGGTTTCAATCAGCTCAGAACGATTTCGTCATTCAGTCAGGTATGAATTTAGCTTTCGTTTGCAATGTATTGGTCCATCTTTGATTGCTTTGAGAAATTGTATGCACAAATTTGTCTGAGAAGAGTACATTTTTATATTCCCTAATATTGAACAGAGTTCAAACTTTTCAGTTAATATTTAGTCAAGATTGTTTATTTTGGCGCATATTACATGGATTGAAGTACTGAGAAGTGCTTTTTCTATAGTTTTGAGTTCTATTGCCACAAAGTTTCTATTTAGGAAATAGATTTGGACCCATACTCCGATGTTGTTGGACCATGCAGGTCACCTGCCGTTTACTTAAACTTGTTTTGAGGAACAATGCTCTAACTACATTGCGTGGGATTGAGAATTTGAAGTCACTTGAAGGGCTTGATGTTTCCTACaatattatttcaaatttttcgGAGTTAGAATACCTTTCTGGACTTCCATCTCTTGAAAACTTGTGGTTGGAAGGGAATCCGTTGTGTTGTGCCCGTTGGTATCGTTCACAAGCATTCAGTTATGTCACTAATCCATACAAAGTAAGTTTAAGAttcatctttttttattttcttcgttCTTCGGGACCTGAAGCACATCGAtcttaaatataaaattttgaacgTATTTTTCAGGTCATTtgttagttttatttttctaactTTTGTCTTTTGATCTGTCGTATGGTGGATTAGTTGAAGTTAGATGATAAGGAGATCAGCACCAGAGACTTTTGGAAGAGGCAACTTATTGTTGCTGGCCGGCACAAACGACCGGCCAGCTTTGGGTTTTATTCTCCTGCAAAGTGTGATGATAAAGGAGATTCAAGTACTAACAGAAAAAGGGTAGGTCACTGTTACATTTGTTGGGAGTCTTTATCAAGTATTGGTATAAATTCATAGGACACCTTGGTATTGGGGGCTGGTTGTTCTTTACCCCTGAATTTGATTGAACCTCTGCCTACCCCACACATAAATAAGTTAAAAGGGTGAAGTGAATGTGCCTGGATTTGGGTTCTTAATCTGTAAACTTAATCTTATTTTTTAGCGTAATCGTTGCTGTATGTTGAATGAATCATGTATACCTTTTGATTTTAAATATTTGTGCTATGCATATCATCCACTCCATTATTGACTAGACAGTCATAAAATTTTGCATTGTCCACTCCATTATTGACTCGACAGTCGACAATCATAAAACCTTGCATCCTTGCTGTTTTGCAGAAAAAGGTATCTCGTCTTGCTTCAATTGTTAATGAAGAGGAGAACACATGTTCTGACCAGGACTCTGTGTCTTGTGACAATGAGATTCAAAGCAGAGAGGAAGTTGTCATATCTGACAATGAAGCTGAAATTGTTGATTTGATGACTAGAGTTGAGCTAATGAAGAAAGAGCGCTCTGTTCTTTGGTTGCGGGAGTTCAAGGAGTGGTTAGATCATGCTTCTGAGAATGATGCAGACATTGGTAGGTATAGCAGGGCTAGACTGCATATCGAGAAGGAAAACTATTTAAAAACCAAGGCAAGCTGGAGGCAGCTGGGTGAAAAATTAACATATGTTCCAGACTACATCCAAGCATCAGGAGATGAGAGTAGTACAAATGTTTTAGAATCAGACAGTTCCTTCTTGGATATATCTTCTGGACATGCCCATCACTTTGACCAAATTGTTTCAACGGGGAATGCTGGTAGGGTCAGCCCAGTTGGCATGGATAGTAGAGACCTCAGGGAGAATTTAAAAGCCTATTCTCATGAAGGGACAAGTACTGTCAGTTCAGAGGCTAAAAGTTTCCGTGCTCAGACGTTCACCACTCAAGGAGGTCATAGGATGATCCAGAATTTGAGCATGTCTGCATTATCTGTTATTGATGATATTTCAGAGTCTTATTCATCATCTGCTAACCCAGGATCACCGCCCCATTATCAAAAGGACATTCTTAGTCGTAGACATAACTTAGAGGAGGAAATTTTACAGTTATCCGCAGAGTCATATTCAGTGGCATCATCTGATAGTAATACCAGCTGTAGTGAAGATGAAAATTATGAATCTACGCAGTCGGTTCCTGAGAACTGGTTAAATGAGAGTGCTGAAGAATACCCACTTTCAAATCGTTTCAAGTATTATGACATAAAACGTGAGGTTGACAGACGTTCGGTTGGAGTATCTGCCAGTGATGTTCCTGCTGATGCTCATGATGTTGAAATTAATAATTGCATTAATGAAGAGTGTGATTTTCTGGAGAGGAGAAAAGGAAGACAGAAGACTAAAAGAAGAGTTACTGCTCTACTAGCAGATGATAACATGATTAGGCAAGCAGAACGAGcaccaaaatcaaatggcattC is drawn from Malus domestica chromosome 14, GDT2T_hap1 and contains these coding sequences:
- the LOC103431244 gene encoding uncharacterized protein, coding for MAVVTGDRYLEKLVHFVEQQAGSLIDGSLVLKLNPAGFHYVNSRLEALHELESLLAGAPVDYLRAYVSDLGDHRALEQLRRILRLLTSLKVVSVLPSPARDPTPLSFRPFGRLRVLELRGCDLSTSAAKGLLELRHTLEKIICHNSTDALRHVFASRIAEIKDSPQWNRLSFVSCACNGLVLMDESLQLLPAVETLDLSRNKFAIVDNLRKCVKLKHLDLGFNQLRTISSFSQVTCRLLKLVLRNNALTTLRGIENLKSLEGLDVSYNIISNFSELEYLSGLPSLENLWLEGNPLCCARWYRSQAFSYVTNPYKLKLDDKEISTRDFWKRQLIVAGRHKRPASFGFYSPAKCDDKGDSSTNRKRKKVSRLASIVNEEENTCSDQDSVSCDNEIQSREEVVISDNEAEIVDLMTRVELMKKERSVLWLREFKEWLDHASENDADIGRYSRARLHIEKENYLKTKASWRQLGEKLTYVPDYIQASGDESSTNVLESDSSFLDISSGHAHHFDQIVSTGNAGRVSPVGMDSRDLRENLKAYSHEGTSTVSSEAKSFRAQTFTTQGGHRMIQNLSMSALSVIDDISESYSSSANPGSPPHYQKDILSRRHNLEEEILQLSAESYSVASSDSNTSCSEDENYESTQSVPENWLNESAEEYPLSNRFKYYDIKREVDRRSVGVSASDVPADAHDVEINNCINEECDFLERRKGRQKTKRRVTALLADDNMIRQAERAPKSNGILDNHVAQVENKQDNQYFYGSGFHEVNKRQMLADRSSTPLTEFLSSGNDEFIENYFNTNVADSRNHEICKQCLCCCCILELDFFSREREVAVVLSSEDKLYILLIGVVGDGSGTMLKLKGCHRVEDIREVVVGIGLQVVRVYVGGSATYVFKTRSIEKSRQLLSTLKAIDSFAPNGGLCLRSLEQVQVELFEKQICGGSKVSIFQYSMVQFWCSYNEGESWFSRSLFVAGGHVFLCFEDLMQFSSLSVDAPLPSYFSLDLRCSIADISELVVDVRESRCVTLAVECAMSQFCPSGSAVADNSDSSANEKKIAPGSMTWKLRWFSEESPFKFVALLKAIHGGMTVTPLLVRCIS